One Aciduliprofundum boonei T469 genomic region harbors:
- a CDS encoding ATP-binding protein: protein MYVHRDLEDKFKKVADSYSVVALVGPRQSGKTTMLKELMKGHNSSYVLFDDPDARRLFDEDIKKFMVQYIEGYDLAVLDEVQYCKDPGSKLKYLADTGHRLWITSSSEIILSKDVLSFLVGRVGILRLNTFNIHEFLRAKGYKVLDEEILKRAVWEHTLYGGFPRVVLEESIEMKKEHLRNLHETMILKDVSRSFSIENIGMVERLSKYIAVNSGTLLSYSNMANALGISYQTLRKYLDALRKSGIIVEVPPFFTNRSREITKQPKIYFLDTGLRNSVAGFYPREMDGLLFENYVLSELIKMGLEPRYWRTKSKAEVDFIVERDGKIVPIEVKLQAKPEKVEKSMRAFIEKYEPEYALVVLYSGEKGEKRVNSTNVLFEDIEGLWKIMSH, encoded by the coding sequence ATGTATGTTCACAGAGATTTGGAAGATAAATTCAAGAAGGTAGCCGACAGTTATTCCGTAGTTGCGCTCGTGGGCCCACGGCAATCGGGGAAAACTACAATGCTAAAAGAGCTGATGAAAGGGCATAATTCTTCCTATGTTTTGTTTGATGATCCAGATGCGAGGAGATTATTTGATGAGGATATTAAGAAATTCATGGTGCAGTACATAGAGGGCTATGATTTGGCAGTGCTTGATGAAGTGCAGTACTGCAAAGATCCCGGTTCAAAGTTAAAGTATCTAGCAGATACGGGACACAGGCTCTGGATCACTTCCTCATCCGAGATCATCTTAAGCAAGGATGTTCTATCTTTTCTGGTTGGGAGAGTTGGTATTTTGAGACTCAATACCTTCAACATCCACGAATTTCTCAGAGCAAAGGGTTACAAGGTTTTGGATGAAGAGATATTGAAAAGGGCTGTGTGGGAGCATACTCTCTATGGTGGTTTTCCCCGCGTGGTTTTGGAAGAGAGCATAGAGATGAAAAAAGAGCATTTGAGGAATTTGCACGAAACTATGATACTGAAGGATGTGAGCAGAAGTTTTTCAATAGAGAACATAGGCATGGTTGAGAGATTGTCCAAGTACATAGCCGTAAACAGTGGAACTCTGCTATCCTATTCAAATATGGCTAATGCCTTGGGAATATCTTATCAAACATTGAGAAAATATTTGGATGCATTGAGGAAGAGCGGGATAATAGTGGAAGTGCCCCCATTCTTCACGAATAGGTCCAGAGAAATAACAAAGCAGCCAAAGATATACTTCTTGGACACGGGTCTGCGTAATTCCGTCGCAGGATTCTATCCTAGGGAGATGGACGGGTTACTATTTGAAAACTATGTTCTCTCCGAGCTAATTAAGATGGGCTTGGAGCCAAGATACTGGAGAACGAAGTCAAAGGCAGAGGTGGATTTCATAGTGGAGAGAGATGGGAAAATAGTGCCTATAGAGGTAAAGCTCCAAGCAAAGCCAGAGAAGGTTGAGAAGAGCATGAGAGCTTTCATAGAAAAGTACGAGCCAGAATATGCCCTAGTTGTGCTGTACTCTGGGGAGAAAGGTGAGAAGAGAGTGAATTCCACTAATGTTTTGTTTGAGGATATAGAAGGGCTCTGGAAAATTATGAGCCATTAA
- a CDS encoding type II toxin-antitoxin system RelE/ParE family toxin — MSYDILFSPKSRRQIKGLKDEKLKEKIKEAVIEIGKDPWHKGTIKVEGYENIRRKRVGRYRILYMIDKQRKEVLIVKIEKRSETTYK, encoded by the coding sequence ATGAGCTACGACATTCTTTTCTCTCCTAAAAGCAGGAGACAGATTAAAGGATTAAAAGATGAAAAATTGAAAGAGAAAATAAAAGAAGCAGTAATAGAGATAGGAAAAGATCCTTGGCATAAAGGAACCATAAAGGTTGAAGGCTATGAAAATATAAGGAGAAAAAGAGTTGGTAGATACAGGATTTTATATATGATAGATAAGCAAAGAAAAGAAGTACTTATTGTGAAAATTGAGAAAAGGTCTGAAACTACATATAAATGA
- a CDS encoding antitoxin AF2212-like protein: protein MEVEAIYENGVLKLVSPVKIKDDKIVVRIVNRDEILTEEDMRDIIEAVDEREKGHYYKMEEVFE from the coding sequence ATGGAAGTAGAAGCCATATACGAGAATGGCGTTTTAAAACTCGTCTCTCCTGTAAAGATAAAAGATGATAAGATAGTGGTAAGAATAGTAAACAGGGATGAGATACTAACAGAGGAAGATATGCGAGATATCATAGAAGCAGTTGATGAGAGAGAAAAAGGACACTACTACAAGATGGAGGAAGTTTTTGAATGA